One region of Bombus affinis isolate iyBomAffi1 chromosome 5, iyBomAffi1.2, whole genome shotgun sequence genomic DNA includes:
- the LOC126916091 gene encoding MORN repeat-containing protein 3-like isoform X4: MEERRKRRHRDGWMYNGSWLNGKKHGCGILSKISKEDHTIHRYYIGQWVAGKKQGFGHNWFEDGSYYEGDFCRNKRHGYGRMWHCNGDYYEGAWKDDFYHGMGLLVKENGNKYEGQFIKGKKEGYGTFYHIITGQEQRGFWTNDWFINGTMSDADFRQSATHPTPYPIPELKVITDINNFQDTSETIYDNKKGESFFIEPFCKRASKRIIPNICVSINTCPCLNSVL, encoded by the exons ATGGAAGAACGACGTAAAAGAAGGCATAG aGATGGATGGATGTACAATGGTAGCTGGCTCAACGGTAAAAAACATGGTTGCGGTATTTTGAGCAAAATTTCAAAAGAAGACCATACTATTCATCGATATTATATCGGCCAATGGGTGGCTGGAAAAAAGCAAGGATTCGGGCATAACTGGTTCGAAGATGGTTCTTACTATGAAGGTGACTTCTGTCGAAATAAACGACATGGTTATGGCCGTATGTGGCATTGTAATGGAGATTATTACGAGGGCGCTTGGAAGGATGATTTTTATCATGGCATGGGATTACTCGTTAAAG AAAATGGTAACAAATATGAGGGTCAGTTTATTAAGGGCAAGAAAGAAGGTTACGGCACATTTTATCACATAATTACCGGTCAAGAGCAGCGTGGTTTCTGGACAAACGACTGGTTCATAAACGGAACCATGTCAGATGCAGATTTTCGACAATCTGCAACTCATCCAACACCATATCCTATTCCGGAA CTGAAAGTGATAACGGatattaacaattttcaagataCTTCGGAAACTATATATGATAACAAAAAGGGGGAATCCTTTTTCATTGAACCTTTTTGTAAGAGAGCATCGAAGCGTATAATTCCGAATATATGCGTGTCCATAAACACGTGCCCTTGTTTAAATTCCGTTTTATGA
- the LOC126916091 gene encoding MORN repeat-containing protein 3-like isoform X2 produces the protein MKTSYIKQRIGSSKRNGLRYAIFSPQSKGLFKSHYIGEWKNDVKEGIGKEVDRDGWMYNGSWLNGKKHGCGILSKISKEDHTIHRYYIGQWVAGKKQGFGHNWFEDGSYYEGDFCRNKRHGYGRMWHCNGDYYEGAWKDDFYHGMGLLVKENGNKYEGQFIKGKKEGYGTFYHIITGQEQRGFWTNDWFINGTMSDADFRQSATHPTPYPIPELKVITDINNFQDTSETIYDNKKGESFFIEPFCKRASKRIIPNICVSINTCPCLNSVL, from the exons ATGAAAACTTCATACATTAAGCAGAGAATAGGGAGCTCGAAAAGAAATGGTTTGCGTTATGCCATTTTTAGCCCTCAAAGCAAAGGACTTTTCAAAAGTCACTACATTGGTGAATGGAAGAACGACGTAAAAGAAGGCATAGGTAAAGAAGTGGACAG aGATGGATGGATGTACAATGGTAGCTGGCTCAACGGTAAAAAACATGGTTGCGGTATTTTGAGCAAAATTTCAAAAGAAGACCATACTATTCATCGATATTATATCGGCCAATGGGTGGCTGGAAAAAAGCAAGGATTCGGGCATAACTGGTTCGAAGATGGTTCTTACTATGAAGGTGACTTCTGTCGAAATAAACGACATGGTTATGGCCGTATGTGGCATTGTAATGGAGATTATTACGAGGGCGCTTGGAAGGATGATTTTTATCATGGCATGGGATTACTCGTTAAAG AAAATGGTAACAAATATGAGGGTCAGTTTATTAAGGGCAAGAAAGAAGGTTACGGCACATTTTATCACATAATTACCGGTCAAGAGCAGCGTGGTTTCTGGACAAACGACTGGTTCATAAACGGAACCATGTCAGATGCAGATTTTCGACAATCTGCAACTCATCCAACACCATATCCTATTCCGGAA CTGAAAGTGATAACGGatattaacaattttcaagataCTTCGGAAACTATATATGATAACAAAAAGGGGGAATCCTTTTTCATTGAACCTTTTTGTAAGAGAGCATCGAAGCGTATAATTCCGAATATATGCGTGTCCATAAACACGTGCCCTTGTTTAAATTCCGTTTTATGA
- the LOC126916091 gene encoding MORN repeat-containing protein 3-like isoform X1, translating into MKYLINVTMPFLELMKTSYIKQRIGSSKRNGLRYAIFSPQSKGLFKSHYIGEWKNDVKEGIGKEVDRDGWMYNGSWLNGKKHGCGILSKISKEDHTIHRYYIGQWVAGKKQGFGHNWFEDGSYYEGDFCRNKRHGYGRMWHCNGDYYEGAWKDDFYHGMGLLVKENGNKYEGQFIKGKKEGYGTFYHIITGQEQRGFWTNDWFINGTMSDADFRQSATHPTPYPIPELKVITDINNFQDTSETIYDNKKGESFFIEPFCKRASKRIIPNICVSINTCPCLNSVL; encoded by the exons atgaaatatCTGATAAATGTTACAATGCCTTTTTTAGAACTCATGAAAACTTCATACATTAAGCAGAGAATAGGGAGCTCGAAAAGAAATGGTTTGCGTTATGCCATTTTTAGCCCTCAAAGCAAAGGACTTTTCAAAAGTCACTACATTGGTGAATGGAAGAACGACGTAAAAGAAGGCATAGGTAAAGAAGTGGACAG aGATGGATGGATGTACAATGGTAGCTGGCTCAACGGTAAAAAACATGGTTGCGGTATTTTGAGCAAAATTTCAAAAGAAGACCATACTATTCATCGATATTATATCGGCCAATGGGTGGCTGGAAAAAAGCAAGGATTCGGGCATAACTGGTTCGAAGATGGTTCTTACTATGAAGGTGACTTCTGTCGAAATAAACGACATGGTTATGGCCGTATGTGGCATTGTAATGGAGATTATTACGAGGGCGCTTGGAAGGATGATTTTTATCATGGCATGGGATTACTCGTTAAAG AAAATGGTAACAAATATGAGGGTCAGTTTATTAAGGGCAAGAAAGAAGGTTACGGCACATTTTATCACATAATTACCGGTCAAGAGCAGCGTGGTTTCTGGACAAACGACTGGTTCATAAACGGAACCATGTCAGATGCAGATTTTCGACAATCTGCAACTCATCCAACACCATATCCTATTCCGGAA CTGAAAGTGATAACGGatattaacaattttcaagataCTTCGGAAACTATATATGATAACAAAAAGGGGGAATCCTTTTTCATTGAACCTTTTTGTAAGAGAGCATCGAAGCGTATAATTCCGAATATATGCGTGTCCATAAACACGTGCCCTTGTTTAAATTCCGTTTTATGA
- the LOC126916091 gene encoding MORN repeat-containing protein 3-like isoform X3, whose product MLWYNIFQSIATSKTYEICVTVNELEQLPDGWMYNGSWLNGKKHGCGILSKISKEDHTIHRYYIGQWVAGKKQGFGHNWFEDGSYYEGDFCRNKRHGYGRMWHCNGDYYEGAWKDDFYHGMGLLVKENGNKYEGQFIKGKKEGYGTFYHIITGQEQRGFWTNDWFINGTMSDADFRQSATHPTPYPIPELKVITDINNFQDTSETIYDNKKGESFFIEPFCKRASKRIIPNICVSINTCPCLNSVL is encoded by the exons ATGTTATGGTATAATATATTTCAATCTATTGCGACTTCCAAAACATATGAAATTTGCGTTACAGTCAATGAGTTAGAACAACTGCC aGATGGATGGATGTACAATGGTAGCTGGCTCAACGGTAAAAAACATGGTTGCGGTATTTTGAGCAAAATTTCAAAAGAAGACCATACTATTCATCGATATTATATCGGCCAATGGGTGGCTGGAAAAAAGCAAGGATTCGGGCATAACTGGTTCGAAGATGGTTCTTACTATGAAGGTGACTTCTGTCGAAATAAACGACATGGTTATGGCCGTATGTGGCATTGTAATGGAGATTATTACGAGGGCGCTTGGAAGGATGATTTTTATCATGGCATGGGATTACTCGTTAAAG AAAATGGTAACAAATATGAGGGTCAGTTTATTAAGGGCAAGAAAGAAGGTTACGGCACATTTTATCACATAATTACCGGTCAAGAGCAGCGTGGTTTCTGGACAAACGACTGGTTCATAAACGGAACCATGTCAGATGCAGATTTTCGACAATCTGCAACTCATCCAACACCATATCCTATTCCGGAA CTGAAAGTGATAACGGatattaacaattttcaagataCTTCGGAAACTATATATGATAACAAAAAGGGGGAATCCTTTTTCATTGAACCTTTTTGTAAGAGAGCATCGAAGCGTATAATTCCGAATATATGCGTGTCCATAAACACGTGCCCTTGTTTAAATTCCGTTTTATGA
- the LOC126916070 gene encoding zinc finger CCHC domain-containing protein 8 homolog: MNSTITINDTDEEVIDLDSSQDIVNITDNDQSECSTEKNSLPNNNENKMNVTNNYMDNNKNASTMETCDSESSSTPLLKVMFRDENIAWQYSKRIKVFLEELVSSKIKCQENDNGLTLEVWDNDTDSISQSINITTGSDDSQNIICDTLFTVDKQPRHGDEFDVPSYSRKYILCDNESDDTKSNSSKYPGGSLQNVTCFNCLGNHNVRDCTEPRNYAVIDANRKNFNMKANSKGVRYHLGNDYRFDHIIPGQLSNNLRNALGLRSNELPRHIYRMRKLGYPPGWLEEAHLQHSGLSLFNSDGIAEEDPNDELGQIVEEKDRDQYDVKKIYDFPGFNVPAPPGTWDEDGKYSVSTMLTIHSKQRMLLKLKGRMADDGYKRKKLKVFSNTSKDSPVPEPTEMEIEDVEDSPVECVPTNGLFIPPLPRDSPVKPPEPLLPQESSAKPSEPLLLQSTSISEDSDYHSQELQFSETLEDTTSPSLRANSPSLSELENIKKQLLVELQKSNSDISSKSNSSNSVSKSDMPPLSNEITPESNRIRQNGINTSYGSVKSIDFGTPVLQSTSPYNKLPPSEKFSKNICNLINFENLPDSTGKYEQMTGVLQKVRHTLAKLHQE; encoded by the exons ATGAATTCAACGATTACCATCAACGACACCGACGAAGAGGTGATTGATTTAGACTCAAGCCAAGATATTGTCAATATTACTGACAATGACCAAAGTGAATGTTCAACTGAGAAAAATTCATTACCGAACAACAATGAGAATAAGATGAACGTAACCAATAATTACAtggataataataaaaatgcatCTACAATGGAAACTTGTGATAGTGAGAGTTCATCGACACCACTTTTGAAGGTTATGTTTCGAGATGAAAACATTGCATG GCAATATAGTAAAAGAATAAAAGTGTTTCTAGAGGAGTTAGTATCATCCAAGATTAAATGTCAAGAAAATGATAATGGTTTAACGTTAGAAGTTTGGGATAATGATACTGATTCTATAAGTCAATCTATCAATATTACGACAGGAAGTGATGATAGTCAGAATATAATATGTGATACATTATTTACTGTAGATAAACAGCCAAGACATGGAGATGAATTTGATGTTCCATCTTATAGTAGG aaatatatattatgtgatAATGAGTCTGATGATACAAAATCCAACTCAAGTAAATATCCGGGGGGTAGCTTACAAAATGTTACGTGTTTTAATTGTTTGGGAAATCATAATGTACGAGATTGTACAGAACCACGAAATTATGCTGTTATAGATGCAAATCGAAAAAATTTCAATATGAAAGCAAATTCAAAAGGTGTTAGATATCATTTGGGAAATGATTATAGATTTGATCATATAATCCCTGGTCAGTTAAGTAACAATTTACGTAATGCACTAGGTCTCAGAAGTAATGAATTACCTAGACATATATATag AATGAGGAAGCTTGGCTATCCTCCAGGATGGTTAGAGGAAGCACATTTGCAACACTCTGGTTTGTCCCTATTCAATTCTGATGGCATTGCAGAAGAAGATCCTAATGATGAACTAGGACAAATTGTTGAAGAAAAAGACAGAGATCAATATGacgtaaaaaaaatatatgactTTCCTGGTTTCAATGTACCAGCTCCACCTGGTACTTGGGAT GAGGATGGGAAATATTCCGTATCAACAATGTTGACTATTCATAGCAAACAAAGAATGTTGTTAAAATTAAAAGGAAGAATGGCAGACGATGGATATAAGAGAAAAAAACTCAAAGTTTTTAGTAATACATCAAAAGACAGTCCAGTGCCAGAACCTACTGAAATGGAAATTGAGGATGTAGAAG ATAGTCCGGTAGAGTGCGTACCTACTAATGGGCTGTTTATACCACCGTTGCCACGGGACTCTCCTGTAAAACCGCCagaaccactattaccacaagaATCTTCTGCAAAACCATCAGAACCATTATTATTACAATCAACATCAATATCTGAGGATTCAGATTATCATTCTCAAGAATTACAATTTTCTGAAACATTA GAAGATACTACATCGCCTTCTTTACGAGCGAATTCTCCGTCGTTATCCGAATTGGAGAACATAAAAAAGCAACTGCTTGTAGAACTCCAGAAATCAAACTCAGATATTTCATCAAAAAGCAATTCTTCGAATTCAGTATCAAAATCTGATATGCCACCACTTAGTAATGAGATTACTCCAGAATCAAATCGTATCCGTCAAAATGGAATTAATACAAGTTATGGAAGTGTGAAGTCTATTGACTTTGGTACACCTGTATTACAGAGTACGTCTCCGTATAACAAATTGCCACCATCTGAAAAATTTTCAAAGAATATttgcaatttaattaattttgagAACTTACCTGATTCGACAGGTAAGTATGAACAAATGACTGGGGTTTTGCAGAAAGTAAGACATACATTAGCAAAGCTTCATCAAGAATAG